The Anas platyrhynchos isolate ZD024472 breed Pekin duck chromosome 31, IASCAAS_PekinDuck_T2T, whole genome shotgun sequence genome includes a window with the following:
- the NGDN gene encoding neuroguidin, whose protein sequence is MAEVAEAVALLGALREQVAAVTEHGRGLLRRLRGGGLRTDKGLSLLGVRAQALLQYLGDLGLLLATKCRGGALGALPALPRLLETRLVLEKSRPMELRLRYHLDKLLRAAAAGAPGANDPLRFRPQPGNMGDEEEEEEEDEEGPSGTKAPGLGGGRRYVPPRLVPVQYAEAGPDREQRALSAARRRALGSALVRELREELGDAPEEVGGATGLRPSREEEQRTRLEESLLVRLAETRRQRAQRRRRALGAPPLDSITHFGAAPALLGAPEQVAPKKRKVVAKKGKGRRRGGRRRR, encoded by the exons ATGGCGGAGGTGGCGGAGGCCGTGGCGCTGCTGGGGGCGCTGAGGGAGCAG GTGGCGGCGGTGACGGAGCACGGCCGGGGGCTGCTGaggaggctgcggggaggggggctCCGCACGGACAAG gggctgTCCCTGCTGGGGGTGCGGGCGCAGGCGCTGCTGCAGTACCTGGGggacctggggctgctgctggccaccaagtgccgggggggggccctgggggcgCTGCCGGCCCTGCCCCGCCTGCTGGAGACCCGCCTG GTGCTGGAGAAGTCGCGCCCCATGGAGCTGCGCCTGCGCTACCACCTGGACAAGCTGCTGCGGGCGGCCGCCGCTGGGGCGCCGG GAGCCAACGACCCGCTGCGCTTCCGGCCCCAGCCCGGGAACATGGGG gatgaagaggaggaggaagaagaggatgaggaggggcCGAGCGGGACGAAGGCCCCGGGGCTGGGCGGGGGGCGGCGCTACGTGCCCCCCCGCCTGGTGCCCGTGCAGTATG CTGAGGCCGGCCCCGACCGTGAGCAGCGGGCGCTGTCGGCGGCGCGGCGCCGAGCCCTGGGCAGTGCCCTGGTGCGGGAGCTGCGGGAGGAGCTGGGCGACGCCCCCGAGGAGGTGGGCGGGGCCACCGGGCTCCGCCCCTcgcgggaggaggagcagcg GACCCGCCTGGAGGAGTCCCTGCTGGTTCGGCTGGCCGAGACGCGGCGGCAGCGGGCGCAGCGGCGCCGCCGGGCCCTGGGGGCGCCCCCCCTGGACTCCATCACCCATTTCGGAGCCGCCCCCGCCCTGTTGGGAGCCCCCGAGCAG GTGGCGCCCAAAAAAAGGAAGGTGGTGGCCAAGAAGGGGAAGGGCCGGCGGCGGG GTGGCCGGAGGAGACGCTGA
- the LOC140000061 gene encoding dehydrogenase/reductase SDR family member 4-like isoform X1, with protein sequence MAVLAGKVALVTAATDGIGLAVALALGAAGARVVLSSRRAPRVEAAVGQLRGRGLEATGVVCHVGRPQDRQRLVQTALDTYGAIDILVSNAAVNPVLGGTLEAEEEVWDKIFQVNVTAAAMLVRLVVPHMERRGGGAIVLVSSLAGYMPFPALGPYSVSKAALLGLLKALAPELRPRGIRINAVAPGLIRTRFSAALWEDEERRQAVMSSMGIDRLGTPSDVASVVTFLCSPAASYVVGETVVVAGGAPSRL encoded by the exons ATGGCGGTGCTGGCCGGGAAGGTGGCGCTGGTCACCGCGGCCACCGACGG gATCGGGCTGGCGGTGGCGTTGGcgctgggggcggcgggggcgcgggTGGTGCTGAGCTCGCGGCGAGCCCCCCGGGTGGAGGCAGCCGTGGGGCAGCTGCGGGGCCGCGGCCTCGAGGCCACCGGGGTCGTCTGCCACGTGGGGCGGCCCCAAGACCGCCAGCGCCTGGTGCAGACG GCCCTGGACACGTACGGGGCCATCGACATCCTGGTGTCCAACGCCGCCGTCAACCCCGTGCTGGGGGGCACCCTGGAGGCCGAGGAGGAAGTTTGGGACAAg atCTTCCAGGTGAATGTGACGGCGGCGGCCATGTTGGTCAGGCTGGTGGTGCCCCACATGGAGCGCAGGGG GGGCGGGGCCATCGTGCTGGTGTCGTCATTGGCTGGGTACATGCCCTTCCCG GCGCTGGGCCCCTACAGCGTGAGCAAGGCggcgctgctggggctgctgaagGCGCTGGCCCCGGAGCTGCGCCCCCGCGGGATCCGAATCAACGCCGTGGCCCCCGGCCTCATCCGGACACGATTCAGCGCCGCG ctgtggGAGGACGAGGAGCGCCGCCAGGCCGTGATGTCCTCCATGGGCATCGACAG gCTGGGGACGCCGTCGGACGTGGCCTCGGTGGTGACGTTCCTCTGCTCGCCCGCCGCCTCCTACGTGGTCGGGGAGACCGTGGTGGTGGCCGGGGGCGCCCCCTCCCGCCTCTAG
- the LOC140000061 gene encoding dehydrogenase/reductase SDR family member 4-like isoform X2, whose amino-acid sequence MAVLAGKVALVTAATDGIGLAVALALGAAGARVVLSSRRAPRVEAAVGQLRGRGLEATGVVCHVGRPQDRQRLVQTIFQVNVTAAAMLVRLVVPHMERRGGGAIVLVSSLAGYMPFPALGPYSVSKAALLGLLKALAPELRPRGIRINAVAPGLIRTRFSAALWEDEERRQAVMSSMGIDRLGTPSDVASVVTFLCSPAASYVVGETVVVAGGAPSRL is encoded by the exons ATGGCGGTGCTGGCCGGGAAGGTGGCGCTGGTCACCGCGGCCACCGACGG gATCGGGCTGGCGGTGGCGTTGGcgctgggggcggcgggggcgcgggTGGTGCTGAGCTCGCGGCGAGCCCCCCGGGTGGAGGCAGCCGTGGGGCAGCTGCGGGGCCGCGGCCTCGAGGCCACCGGGGTCGTCTGCCACGTGGGGCGGCCCCAAGACCGCCAGCGCCTGGTGCAGACG atCTTCCAGGTGAATGTGACGGCGGCGGCCATGTTGGTCAGGCTGGTGGTGCCCCACATGGAGCGCAGGGG GGGCGGGGCCATCGTGCTGGTGTCGTCATTGGCTGGGTACATGCCCTTCCCG GCGCTGGGCCCCTACAGCGTGAGCAAGGCggcgctgctggggctgctgaagGCGCTGGCCCCGGAGCTGCGCCCCCGCGGGATCCGAATCAACGCCGTGGCCCCCGGCCTCATCCGGACACGATTCAGCGCCGCG ctgtggGAGGACGAGGAGCGCCGCCAGGCCGTGATGTCCTCCATGGGCATCGACAG gCTGGGGACGCCGTCGGACGTGGCCTCGGTGGTGACGTTCCTCTGCTCGCCCGCCGCCTCCTACGTGGTCGGGGAGACCGTGGTGGTGGCCGGGGGCGCCCCCTCCCGCCTCTAG